The Toxoplasma gondii ME49 unplaced genomic scaffold asmbl.1636, whole genome shotgun sequence genome includes the window GTACCGCTTCGTAGCGACGTTATCCCACAAGTCGAGTTGCGCGAGCGTCTGATTCGTGAAGGAGCACGACATGACGAAGGACGGATGGCCGGTCGCGCAGCCGAGGTTCAGGAGGCGCCCTTCGGCGAGGACGATCACGCCGTGGTTGTCTTCAGGAAAGATGAAGCGGTCGACTTGCGGCTTGATGTTCACTTTCTGGATGCCTGGCCAAGCGAGCAGACCGGCCATGTCCACTTCGTTGTCAAAGTGTCCAATGTTCCCGACGATTGCGTTGTTCTTCATCTGACTCATATGTCGCGCCGTGATGATGTCCTTGTTCCCCGTCGCCGAGATGAAGATGTCTGCCGTCGCCAGCTGGCTCTCGAGCGTTGACACGCTGTACCCTTCCATCGCAGCCTGCAGTGCGCAGATCGGATCGACTTCCGTGACGACGACTCGGGCGCCTGCACCCTTCATCGCTGCAGCGCAGCCTTTGCCCACATCTCCGAAGCCGCAAATGACGACGCGCTTGCCGCCGAGCATCACATCGGTCGCGCGCATGATGCCGTCCGGCAGCGAGTGTCTGCAGCCGTAGACGTTGTCGAACTTGCTCTTCGTCACG containing:
- a CDS encoding S-Adenosyl homocysteine hydrolase (encoded by transcript TGME49_326800~Signal peptide predicted by SignalP 2.0 HMM (probability 0.916) with cleavage site probability 0.686 at residue 33); this encodes DALLRSSVSWLSRRDARRSPWWCTVMALTWGEGAGPDLLVDDGGDATLLIHEGVKAEKEFARSGALPDPAATDNLEMKVVYKILAEGLQKDPQKWSRMAANLKGVSEETTTGVHRLLQMAKKKELLFPAINVNDCVTKSKFDNVYGCRHSLPDGIMRATDVMLGGKRVVICGFGDVGKGCAAAMKGAGARVVVTEVDPICALQAAMEGYSVSTLESQLATADIFISATGNKDIITARHMSQMKNNAIVGNIGHFDNEVDMAGLLAWPGIQKVNIKPQVDRFIFPEDNHGVIVLAEGRLLNLGCATGHPSFVMSCSFTNQTLAQLDLWDNVATKRY